One Leclercia pneumoniae genomic region harbors:
- a CDS encoding triphosphoribosyl-dephospho-CoA synthase gives MKLLPQIQVEGGAEWLARTATQCLIDEARLSPKPGLVDSRGNGAHHDLTLALMERSAHSLTPTFQALAQQSWQRPADIALRQTVGRLGREGEQQMMKATGGVNTHRGAIWALGLLVSAVAMQGGDASAQTVAETAARLAKLPDDAAPKVFSKGLRATHRYRVPGAREEAQEAFPHIMQRALPQLRLSRLHGSSEAQARLDALMAIMTSLTDTCVLSRAGMEGLDAMQDGARAVLNAGGCATPAGQLALATLDRQMLALNASPGGAADLLAATLFLDRVETPYSKH, from the coding sequence ATGAAACTTCTGCCCCAGATTCAGGTTGAAGGCGGTGCCGAATGGCTGGCGCGAACCGCCACGCAGTGTCTGATTGACGAAGCACGATTAAGCCCGAAACCCGGTCTGGTGGACAGTCGGGGGAACGGCGCGCACCACGATCTTACGCTGGCGCTAATGGAGCGCTCCGCGCACAGCCTGACCCCTACGTTTCAGGCGCTGGCGCAGCAAAGCTGGCAGCGTCCGGCTGACATCGCGCTCAGGCAAACCGTCGGGCGGCTTGGCCGCGAAGGCGAGCAGCAGATGATGAAGGCAACCGGCGGGGTCAATACCCACCGGGGTGCGATTTGGGCGCTGGGATTACTGGTCAGCGCGGTGGCGATGCAGGGCGGCGACGCCTCTGCGCAAACCGTCGCAGAGACCGCCGCCCGGCTGGCAAAACTGCCGGATGACGCCGCACCGAAAGTGTTCAGCAAAGGGCTACGCGCCACGCATCGCTATCGCGTGCCGGGCGCGCGTGAAGAGGCACAGGAGGCGTTTCCGCACATCATGCAGCGTGCGCTGCCGCAGCTTCGTCTGAGCCGACTTCACGGCAGCAGCGAAGCGCAGGCGAGGCTCGACGCGCTGATGGCCATCATGACGTCGCTTACCGATACCTGCGTGCTGTCGCGCGCCGGAATGGAGGGGCTGGACGCCATGCAGGACGGCGCCCGCGCCGTGCTGAACGCCGGAGGATGTGCCACGCCCGCAGGCCAACTGGCGCTGGCAACGTTAGATCGTCAGATGCTGGCACTCAACGCCTCACCGGGCGGTGCTGCCGACCTGCTTGCCGCCACGCTGTTTCTCGACCGCGTCGAAACGCCATATTCAAAGCATTAA
- the mdcC gene encoding malonate decarboxylase acyl carrier protein: protein MEKITLTMPASRALSGKALAGVVGSGDMEVLFAAEPGQTLTIDITTSVDNSRGRWEALFTRLQTVSSLPAGKLTIHDFGATPGVARIRIEQVFEGVSHA from the coding sequence ATGGAAAAAATCACATTAACCATGCCCGCCAGCCGCGCGTTAAGCGGTAAGGCGCTGGCAGGGGTTGTCGGTTCCGGGGATATGGAGGTGCTTTTCGCCGCCGAACCGGGCCAGACGTTAACCATTGATATCACCACTTCCGTCGACAACAGCCGCGGTCGCTGGGAAGCCCTGTTTACCCGCCTGCAAACCGTCAGCAGCCTGCCCGCAGGCAAACTGACCATCCACGACTTCGGCGCGACGCCGGGCGTGGCGCGCATTCGTATCGAACAGGTTTTTGAGGGGGTGAGCCATGCGTGA
- a CDS encoding biotin-independent malonate decarboxylase subunit beta: MRDDSSFIELKARQRAQALLDEGSYRELLDPFEGIISPWLGPQGIVPQADDGMVVAKGTINGQPAVVVAIEGAFQGGSMGEVSGAKMAAALELAAEDNRNGIPTQAVLCLETGGVRLQEANLGLAAIADIHAAIVDLRRYTPVIGIVAGTVGCFGGMSIAAALCSYLIVTREARLGLNGPQVIEQEAGIEEYDSRDRPFIWSMTGGEVRYESGLVDALVGDGVNAVKAAMNDAMAKGVPAKHRTDNYDDYLNRLTNFDTRKQADAEQIKALFAREVK; encoded by the coding sequence ATGCGTGATGACAGCAGCTTTATCGAACTAAAAGCACGTCAGCGTGCGCAGGCGCTGCTGGATGAGGGCAGCTACCGCGAACTGCTGGATCCGTTTGAAGGCATTATTTCTCCGTGGCTGGGGCCGCAGGGGATTGTGCCACAGGCCGACGACGGCATGGTGGTAGCGAAAGGGACCATCAACGGTCAGCCTGCCGTGGTAGTTGCCATCGAAGGCGCGTTCCAGGGCGGCAGTATGGGTGAAGTGTCCGGTGCCAAAATGGCGGCTGCGCTGGAGCTGGCGGCGGAAGATAACCGCAACGGCATCCCGACTCAGGCGGTGCTGTGCCTCGAAACCGGCGGCGTGCGCTTGCAGGAAGCCAACCTGGGCCTGGCGGCGATTGCCGATATCCACGCGGCGATTGTCGATCTGCGTCGCTACACGCCGGTGATCGGCATTGTGGCCGGGACCGTGGGCTGCTTCGGCGGGATGTCCATCGCCGCAGCGCTGTGCAGCTACCTGATTGTGACCCGCGAAGCGCGTCTTGGCCTGAACGGCCCACAGGTTATCGAACAGGAGGCGGGGATTGAAGAGTACGACTCCCGCGACCGTCCGTTTATCTGGAGCATGACCGGCGGTGAAGTGCGCTATGAAAGCGGCCTGGTGGATGCGCTGGTAGGTGACGGCGTGAATGCGGTGAAAGCAGCAATGAACGACGCGATGGCGAAAGGCGTGCCGGCGAAACACCGTACCGATAACTACGACGATTACCTGAACCGTCTGACCAATTTCGACACCCGCAAACAGGCCGATGCCGAACAGATCAAAGCGCTTTTTGCCCGGGAGGTGAAATGA